The nucleotide window CCGTTGGGGGCGGCCTTGCGTCGTTTCGTCGTACCCCACTCCCTTTTCCGGAGGTGCCGATGCCGCTCGACCAGTCCTTCGTCGGGCGTACGTACCCGCCCACCGAGCCCTACGAGGTGGGCCGCGAGAAGATCCGGGAGTTCGCCGAGGCGATCGGCGACGCCAACCCCGCGTACACCGACGTCGCGGCGGCCAAGGCGCTCGGCCACGCGGAGGCGGTCGCACCGCCGACCTTCCCGTTCCTGATCACGTACCGGGCCGCCGCCCAGGTGGTCGACGACCCCGACCTCGGGCTCGACTACAGCCGGGTCGTCCACGGTGACCAGAAGTTCACCTACATCCGCCCGGTGCGCGCCGGCGACCGGCTCTCGGTCACGGTGACCATCGACGCGATCAAGTCGATGGCCGGCAACGACCTGCTGACCGTCCGCGGCGACGTCCACGACGCCGACGGCGACCACGTGGTGACCGCGACGATGATGCTCGTCGCCCGCGCCCCCGAGGAGGACTGACCGATGGCCGCGCAGGTGAGGTACGAGGACGTGGCGGCCGGCGCCGAACTGCCGGTGCTCACCACCCGGGTGACCCGCGACACGCTGGTGCGGTACGCGGGCGCCTCCGGCGACTTCAACCCGATCCACTGGAACGAGAGGTTCGCCAAGGAGGTCGGGCTGCCGGACGTGATCGCGCACGGCATGTTCACCATGGCCACCGCGATCCGCGCGGTCACCGACTGGGCCGGCGACCCCGGCGCGGTGGTCGAGTACGGGGTGCGCTTCACCAAGCCGGTCGTCGTCCCCAACGACGACCAGGGCGCCGAGATCGAGGTACGCGGCAAGGTCGCCGCCAAGCTCGACGACGAGGCGCGTACCGTGCGGGTCGACCTGACCGTCACCTCCGGCGGCCAGAAGGTGCTGGGCATGTCCCGCGCGGTGGTGAAGCTCGCCTGACCGGCAGGTGGCCTTAGTCACCCGGGCCCGGCGACGGACGGCCCGGCGGACACGACCTCCTAAGCTGAACCCCGTGCAGCTCACCCACGACGCCCCGCTCGCCCCCCTGACCACCTTCCGGCTCGGCGGCCCCGCCCGGCGCCTGGTGACGGCGACCACCGACGCCGAAGTGGTGGAGGCCGTCCGGGAGGCCGACGCGACCGGCACCCCGCTGCTGGTGATCGGCGGCGGCAGCAACCTCGTCATCGCCGACGAGGGGTTCGACGGCACCGCGCTGCGCATCGCCACCCGCGGCGTCGCGCTGGACGGCACGCAGCTGGAGCTGGCCGCCGGCGAGCCGTGGCACGACGCCGTCGACCGCACCGTGGAGGCCGGGCTCGCCGGGATCGAGTGCCTGGCCGGCATCCCCGGCTCGGCGGGGGCCACCCCGATCCAGAACGTGGGAGCCTACGGCCAGGAGGTCGCCACCACCATCACCGAGGTGATCGCCTACGACCGGACGGCCGGCGAGACCGTCCGGCTGGCCGGCGGTGACTGCCGCTTCACCTACCGCAACAGCGTCTTCAAGGCGGAGAGCGGCCGGTACGTGGTGCTCCGGGTGCGCTACCGGCTCCAGGACGCCGACGGCCTCTCCGCGCCGGTGCGGTACGCCGAGGTGGCCCGGGCGCTCGGGGTGGCGGTCGGGGACCGGGTGCCGGTGGCCACCGCCCGCGACACCGTGCTGAAGCTGCGCACCGGCAAGGGCATGGTGCTCGACCCGGAGGACCACGACACCTGGTCCGCGGGGTCGTTCTTCACCAACCCGGTGCTCGACGACGCCGCCTTCACCGCCTTCCTGGACCGGGTGCGCGACCGGCTCGGCCCCGACGTCCAGCCCCCGGCCTACCCGGCCGGCGAGGGGTCCACCAAGACCTCGGCCGCCTGGCTGATCGACAAGGCCGGGTTCACCAAGGGGTACGGTGAGGGCCCGGCCCGCATCTCCACCAAGCACACCCTGGCGCTGACCAACCGGGGCCACGCCACCACCGCCGACCTGCTCTCCCTCGCCCGCGAGGTGCGCGACGGGGTCCACGCGGCCTTCGGCGTGACGCTGGTCAATGAACCGGTGATGGTCGGAACCCGTCTGTAACAACGGGTGAATCCACAGGGGCAAAGGACCCCATGGCCCCTCCCCGGTGCCCGTACACCAAAAGCTCATGACATTCTCATCCCTACGCCGAAAGGCGGGCAGATGGGGAGGACAGTCGTGCGGAAGACGGAGACGGCTGCCATGGAAAGGCAGGACGCCGCACAGGTGGGACGGATCGGACGCTGGCCGGTGCGCTGGCACCACGCGCTGCTCACCGTGTGGACGGTGGTCTGGTTCTTCGTGGCCGAGCGCCACGGCGGCGTTTCCTGGCACTACCTGCGCGAGGGCGAGCAGCTGCTTTTCGGGCAGAGCGGCGGCGGAGGGCTCGCGCTCTACGCCAACCACCCGGAGCTGCAGATCGGCCCGGTCAGCTTCCTGGTCGCGGGGTTGTTCGCACCCTTCCCCGCCGCGCTGGGCGAGAAACTCGCCGAGGCGTTCATGTCGGGGCTCGGGCTGTGGATGCTGGTCCTGATCGGCCGCGCCGCCGCCGACCACTACCTGGGCACCGGCACCAACCACCGGCGCCTCCAGCAGCGGGTGCTCATCGCCGGCGCCGCCTTCATCCCGATGTGGGTGGAGGTCTCGGCACGCTTCGCCCACCTCGACGACGTGATGGCGCTGTTCTTCACCACGTTCGCGGTGCGCGCGGTGGTACGCGGGCAGGCCACCGCCACCGGGGTCTTCCTCGCCCTGGCGGTGGACTCCAAGCCGTGGGCGGTGGCCTTCCTGCCGCTGCTGCTCACCCTGCCGCGCCGCACCTGGCTGCGCTCGGCGCTGTGGACGGTGGGGCTGGTGGCCATCGCCTGGCTGCCGTTCTACGTCGGCAACGGCAACACCATGGCCGCCGCCCACTTCACCATCCCCAACCAGGCAGCCTCCTCGCTGCGCTGGTTCGGGGTGACCGACCCGGCCACCCCGTGGTGGGACCGGCCCGCCCAGATGGCGCTGGGCCTGGGGCTGGGCACCCTCGCCGTGCACCGCGGGCGCTGGCCGGCGGTGATCCTGGTCGCCGCCGACGCCCGCATCCTGCTCGACCCCAGCGTCTACACGTACTACAGCGCCTCGGTGCTGCTGGGCACCCTGATCTGGGACGCCATCGGGCAGCGCAGGCTGGTGCCGTGGGTGAGCTGGATCGCGCTGATCTCGCTGTACGGCAGCGCGCTGATCGTCCCGTCGGACTCGGCGCGGGGGCTGATCCGGCTCGCCTTCGCGGTCGGCTCGGCGGCGTACGTGCTGCTGTGGCCGATGCGCGCGCCCCGCAGCGGGGGCCGGCGCCGGCACCGCTTCGTACCGCACCAGCGCCGCCGGGACCCCGACCCCGTCTACCCGCTGTACGACCTGCCCGCCCCCGGCGACGGCAAGGCCTAGGCCAGGGGCGTCACGACGCCAGCCAGTCGTCGATCCCGGCCAGCAGCCGCCGCCGCACCGGCTCCGGGGCGCGGGAACCCCGTACCGACTGGCGGGCCAGCTCGGCCAGCTCCTCGTCGCTGAAGCCGTGCGCCTGCCGGGCCAGCTCGTACTGGGCGGCCAGCCGGGAGCCGAACAGCAGCGGGTCGTCGGCGCCCAGCGCCATCGGCACCCCGGCCTCGAACAGGGTGCGCAGCGGAACGTCCTCGGGCTTCTCGTAGACGCCCAGCGCCACGTTGGACGCCGGGCAGACCTCGCAGGTGATCCGCTGCTCGGCGAGGCGGGCCAGCAGCGCCGGGTCCTCGGCGGCCCGCACCCCGTGGCCGACCCGGGCGGCGTGCAGGTCGTCCAGGCAGTCGCGGACGCTGCCGGGGCCGGCGAGTTCACCGCCGTGCGGGGCGGCCAGCAGCCCGCCGTCCCGGGCGATGGCGAAGGCCCGGTCGAAGTCGCGGGCGAGGCCGCGCCGCTCGTCGTTGGAGAGCCCGAAGCCGACCACCCCGCGGTCGGCGTACCGCACCGCGAGCCGGGCCAGGGTGCGGGCGTCCAGCGGGTGACGGGTGCGGTTGGCGGCGACCACCACCGCCATCCCGACCCCGGTCAGCCGGCTCGCCTCGTCCACCGCGTCCAGGATGATCTCCAGCGCCGGGATGAGCCCGCCCAGCCGCGGGGCGTACGAGGTCGGGTCCACCTGGATCTCCAGCCACCCCGAGCCGTCCTCGACCTCCTCCTCGGCGGCCTCGCGGACCAGCCGGCGGATGTCCTCGGGGGTACGCAGCACCGAGCGGGCGATGTCGTACAGCCGCTGGAAGCGGAACCAGCCGCGCTCGTCGGTGGCCCGCAGCTTCGGCGGCTCGCCCGAGGTGAGCGCCTCCGGCAGGTGGACGCCGTAGGTCTCGGCCAGCTCCAGCAGCGTGCTGGTGCGCATCGAACCGGTGAAGTGCAGGTGGAGGTGGGCCTTGGGAAGCAGATGTACATCGCGCGCCATCCCAAGATCCTGCTACAGCCAAGCCCCCGCCGGAACCGGTTTGCGCGACCGGGTCTTCCGAACGGGGGCTTGCCCGCAAGCGTGAGCGGACCGGCGGGTCAGTCGCGCGCCTCCGCCAGCAGCTTCTGGATCCGCGAGACGCCCTCGACCAAATCCTCGTCGCCGAGCGCGTACGACAGCCGCAGGTAACCCGGGGTGCCGAAGGCCTCACCCGGCACCACCGCGACCTCGGCCTCCTCCAGGATCAGCGCGGCCAGCTCCACGGTGTCCTTCGGGCGCTTGCCGCGGATCTCCTTGCCGAGCAGCGCCTTGACCGACGGGTAGGCGTAGAAGGCGCCCTCCGGCTCCGGGCAGAGCACGCCGTCGATCTCGTTGAGCATCCGCACCATGGTGCGCCGCCGCCGGTCGAAGGCGGCGCGCATGGTGGCCACCGCCTCCAGGCCGCCGGAGACCGCGGCCAGCGCCGCCGCCTGGGCCACGTTGGAGACGTTGGAGGTGGCGTGCGACTGGAGGTTGGTCGCCGCCTTGATCACGTCCTTGGGGCCGATCACCCAGCCGACCCGCCAGCCGGTCATGGCGTACGTCTTGGCGACGCCGTTGACCACGACGCACTTGTCCCGCAGCTCGGGGACGACCACCGGCAGCGAGGTGAACTCGGCGTCCCCGTAGACCAGGTGCTCGTAGATCTCGTCGGTGAGGACCCACAGGCCCTTCTCCGCGGCCCAGCGGCCGATCTCGGTGACCTGCTCGCGGGTGTAGACCGCGCCGGTGGGGTTGGACGGCGAGACGAAGAGCAGCACCTTGGTGTGCGGGGTCAGCGCCGCTTCCAGCTGCTCGACCGAGACCCGGTAGCCGGTGGTCTCGTCCGCCACGACCTCCACCGGCACGCCGCCCGCCAGCCGGATCGACTCGGGGTAGGTGGTCCAGTACGGGGCCGGGACGATGACCTCGTCGCCCGGGTCGAGGATGGCGGCGAACGCCTCGTAGATCGCCTGCTTGCCGCCGTTGGTCACCAGCACCTGGGAGGCTTCGACCTGGTAGCCGGAGTCACGCAGCGTCTTGGCGGCGATGGCCTCCTTCAGCTCCGGGAGGCCGCCGGCCGGGGTGTAGCGGTGGTACTTGGGGTCGCGGCAGGCCGCCACCGCCGCCTCGACGATGTAGTCGGGGGTGGGGAAGTCGGGCTCACCGGCCCCGAAGCCGATGACCGGGCGGCCGGCCGCCTTGAGCGCCTTGGCCTTCGCGTCCACCGCGAGGGTGGCGGATTCGGAGATCGAGCCGATGCGGGCCGAGACCCGCCGTTCGGTAGGGGACTGGACGGGGGGAGTAGCTGCGGTCATGACTGCCATCGTCGCAGACCCGGCGGGGCCCCGGCACGGGGGTTTGTCCAGGTGTCCCACGCCGGAGTGGCCCAGGTCGTTCGACGCCCGGCCGGGAAACCCGTACACTCATGCCTCGTTGGTCCTCGACGGCGGATCAGTGCTGCGTGCCCTGTGCGACGGTTCTGATGCGGTAGGTTGGGGTAAACCAAAGGGTCGTAGCTCAAGTGGTAGAGCACTGGTCTCCAAAACCAGCGGTTGGGGGTTCAAGTCCCTCCGGCCCTGCTACACGCATCATCACCGCGGGTGCGTGCACGCGTACGTTGTGAACTGCCGTAAGAAAGCACCACCGCCGTGCGGCTCGACCGGGCGCGGCACGGCCGAGACCCGGATTCAGGTGAGGACGAGTGACGGAAGCCTTGGGCTCCACCGCGACGCCTGAAAGTGGTCGACCCGAGAACGAGGCCGACGAGGCGCTCGACGCGAGGGCGAAGAAGAAGCGCGGCGGAAAGCGCGGCAAGAAGGGCCCCTTCGCCCGGATCGGACTCTTCTACCGGCAGATCATCGCGGAGCTGCGGAAGGTCGTCTGGCCCGCCCGCAACGACCTCATGTCGTACACCACCGTGGTGATCGTCTTCGTCGCGGTCATGATCGGTATCGTGACCGTGGTCGACTGGGGATTCTCCTCGCTGCTGAAGTACGTCTTCGGCTGAGACCCCGCCAAGGGCGCCCGCCACCGCGGTCGCCCGAGCGCATCGTTCCACCCCTTGAAGCCAGGAAGAAGCAGCCATCGTGTCTGACCCGAACCTGTACGACGCCGACGAGACCGCCGCGGCGGCCGACGAGGCTGCGGCGAGCGCAGAATCGGTCGAGGCCCAGGGCGACGACACCGAGCGCGACACCGCCGCGGCGGCCGAGGAGACCGCGGCTGCGGAGACCACCGAGGAGGCCGCGGAGGACGAGGCCGCCGAGGAGACCGGGGCCGAGGACGCCGAGGCCGGGACCGAGGGCGTCGAGACCGAGGGCGTCGAGACCGAGGGCGTCGAGACCGAGGCCGTCGAGGAGGCCGAGGAGCCGGCCGCCCCCGCCGTCGACCCGGTGACCGCGTTCCGCGAGGAGCTGCGCACCCTGCCCGGCGACTGGTACGTGATCCACACCTACGCCGGTTACGAGAACCGCGTGAAGGCCAACCTGGAGCAGCGCGCCGTCTCGCTCAACGTCGAGGACTACATCTTCCAGGCCGAGGTGCCGCAGGAGGAGGTCGTCCAGATCAAGAACGGCGACCGGCGCACCGTCAAGCAGAACAAGCTCCCCGGCTACGTGCTCGTCCGCATGGACCTGACCAACGAGTCGTGGGGCGTGGTCCGCAACACCCCGGGTGTCACCGGCTTCGTCGGCAACGCCTACGACCCGTACCCGCTCACCCTGGACGAGGTCGTCAAGATGCTCGCCCCGGAGGTCGAGGAGCAGGCCGCGGCGGGCGCCGAGGGCGGCGAGGCCGCGCCGAAGAAGAAGGTCGAGGTCCAGGTGCTGGACTTCGAGGTCGGCGACTCGGTGACGGTGACCGACGGTCCCTTCGCCACCCTCCAGGCGACCATCAACGAGATCAACCCCGACTCCAAGAAGGTCAAGGGCCTGGTGGAGATCTTCGGCCGGGAGACCCCGGTGGAGCTCTCCTTCGACCAGATCCAGAAGAACTGACCACGGTTCTTCCCACCGCTTCCGTCCAGGTCAGCCCGGCGCTCGCAGCCGGTCTGACCTGCTCGGTTTCAGGCCGCGCGGCGGTACCCGTTATCGTTGTGCGGTATGCCTGCCGGCGGGTGCGTGCCGCCTGCCCGCGGGTGTGAACACTCTCGACTCAGGACCCGGAGAGAGCACATGCCTCCCAAGAAGAAGAAGGTCACGGGGCTGATCAAGCTCCAGATCCAGGCCGGTGCCGCCAACCCGGCCCCGCCGGTCGGTCCGGCGCTGGGTCAGCACGGCGTCAACATCATGGAGTTCTGCAAGGCCTACAACGCCGCGACCGAGTCGCAGCGTGGCATGGTCGTGCCGGTGGAGATCACGGTCTACGAGGACCGTTCCTTCACCTTCGTGACCAAGACTCCGCCGGCCGCGAAGCTGATCCTCAAGGCCGCCGGCGTCGAGAAGGGCTCCGGCGAGCCGCACTCGAAGAAGGTCGCCAAGATCACCCGCGACCAGGTCCGGGAGATCGCCACCACCAAGATGCCCGACCTGAACGCCAACGACCTGGACGCCGCCGAGAAGATCATCGCCGGCACCGCCCGTTCCATGGGCATCACGGTCGAGGGCTGACGACCGACCTTTCGAGGTGGGAGGGCCACGCGCCGGCCCGTACCACGACTCCACACAGACTCACGTAGGAGCAGTAGTGAAGCGCAGCAAGTCCTTCCGGGCTGCGGAGGCCAAGGTCGACCGGGAGCGTCAGTACGCCCCGCTCGAGGCCGTCCGTCTCGCCAAGGAGACCTCCACCGCCAAGTTCGACGCCACCGTCGAGGTGGCCATGCGTCTGGGTGTCGACCCGCGCAAGGCCGACCAGATGGTGCGTGGCACCGTCAACCTTCCGCACGGCACCGGCAAGACCGCCCGGGTCCTGGTCTTCGCGACCGGTGACCGTGCTGCGGCTGCGGAGGCCGCCGGCGCCGACATCGTCGGCTCCGACGAACTGATCGACGAGGTCGCCAAGGGCCGCCTGGACTTCGACGCCGTCGTCGCCACCCCGGACCTGATGGGCAAGGTCGGCCGCCTCGGCCGCGTGCTCGGTCCGCGTGGTCTGATGCCGAACCCGAAGACCGGCACCGTCACTCCGGACGTGGCCAAGGCCGTGACCGACATCAAGGGCGGCAAGATCGAGTTCCGTGTCGACAAGCACGCGAACCTCCACTTCATCATCGGCAAGGCCTCCTTCGGCGAGCAGCAGCTGGTGGAGAACTACGCCGCGGCGCTGGAGGAGATCCTGCGTCTGAAGCCGTCCGCCGCCAAGGGCCGGTACATCAAGAAGGCCGCCATCACCACCACGATGGGCCCCGGCATCCCGGTCGACCCCAACCGCACCCGGAACCTCCTCGTCGAGGAAGACCCGGCCGCGGTCTGACGCCCGGCATCCCGGAAGGCCGGTCCCCGCATCGCGCGGGGGCCGGCCTTTCGCCGTGGTGTCCGTGGTGTGCGTTACGTTGCTGCCCTCTCAAAGTGAACAGGGGCGGGAACGATGGCACAGGCAGGACGGGGCAGGGTGGCGGGGCGCACGGCCGGTGCGGTGGCCGT belongs to Streptantibioticus cattleyicolor NRRL 8057 = DSM 46488 and includes:
- a CDS encoding MaoC family dehydratase N-terminal domain-containing protein yields the protein MPLDQSFVGRTYPPTEPYEVGREKIREFAEAIGDANPAYTDVAAAKALGHAEAVAPPTFPFLITYRAAAQVVDDPDLGLDYSRVVHGDQKFTYIRPVRAGDRLSVTVTIDAIKSMAGNDLLTVRGDVHDADGDHVVTATMMLVARAPEED
- a CDS encoding MaoC family dehydratase, which gives rise to MAAQVRYEDVAAGAELPVLTTRVTRDTLVRYAGASGDFNPIHWNERFAKEVGLPDVIAHGMFTMATAIRAVTDWAGDPGAVVEYGVRFTKPVVVPNDDQGAEIEVRGKVAAKLDDEARTVRVDLTVTSGGQKVLGMSRAVVKLA
- a CDS encoding UDP-N-acetylmuramate dehydrogenase, giving the protein MQLTHDAPLAPLTTFRLGGPARRLVTATTDAEVVEAVREADATGTPLLVIGGGSNLVIADEGFDGTALRIATRGVALDGTQLELAAGEPWHDAVDRTVEAGLAGIECLAGIPGSAGATPIQNVGAYGQEVATTITEVIAYDRTAGETVRLAGGDCRFTYRNSVFKAESGRYVVLRVRYRLQDADGLSAPVRYAEVARALGVAVGDRVPVATARDTVLKLRTGKGMVLDPEDHDTWSAGSFFTNPVLDDAAFTAFLDRVRDRLGPDVQPPAYPAGEGSTKTSAAWLIDKAGFTKGYGEGPARISTKHTLALTNRGHATTADLLSLAREVRDGVHAAFGVTLVNEPVMVGTRL
- a CDS encoding adenosine deaminase — translated: MARDVHLLPKAHLHLHFTGSMRTSTLLELAETYGVHLPEALTSGEPPKLRATDERGWFRFQRLYDIARSVLRTPEDIRRLVREAAEEEVEDGSGWLEIQVDPTSYAPRLGGLIPALEIILDAVDEASRLTGVGMAVVVAANRTRHPLDARTLARLAVRYADRGVVGFGLSNDERRGLARDFDRAFAIARDGGLLAAPHGGELAGPGSVRDCLDDLHAARVGHGVRAAEDPALLARLAEQRITCEVCPASNVALGVYEKPEDVPLRTLFEAGVPMALGADDPLLFGSRLAAQYELARQAHGFSDEELAELARQSVRGSRAPEPVRRRLLAGIDDWLAS
- a CDS encoding pyridoxal phosphate-dependent aminotransferase, with amino-acid sequence MTAATPPVQSPTERRVSARIGSISESATLAVDAKAKALKAAGRPVIGFGAGEPDFPTPDYIVEAAVAACRDPKYHRYTPAGGLPELKEAIAAKTLRDSGYQVEASQVLVTNGGKQAIYEAFAAILDPGDEVIVPAPYWTTYPESIRLAGGVPVEVVADETTGYRVSVEQLEAALTPHTKVLLFVSPSNPTGAVYTREQVTEIGRWAAEKGLWVLTDEIYEHLVYGDAEFTSLPVVVPELRDKCVVVNGVAKTYAMTGWRVGWVIGPKDVIKAATNLQSHATSNVSNVAQAAALAAVSGGLEAVATMRAAFDRRRRTMVRMLNEIDGVLCPEPEGAFYAYPSVKALLGKEIRGKRPKDTVELAALILEEAEVAVVPGEAFGTPGYLRLSYALGDEDLVEGVSRIQKLLAEARD
- the secE gene encoding preprotein translocase subunit SecE, with amino-acid sequence MTEALGSTATPESGRPENEADEALDARAKKKRGGKRGKKGPFARIGLFYRQIIAELRKVVWPARNDLMSYTTVVIVFVAVMIGIVTVVDWGFSSLLKYVFG
- the nusG gene encoding transcription termination/antitermination protein NusG, which codes for MSDPNLYDADETAAAADEAAASAESVEAQGDDTERDTAAAAEETAAAETTEEAAEDEAAEETGAEDAEAGTEGVETEGVETEGVETEAVEEAEEPAAPAVDPVTAFREELRTLPGDWYVIHTYAGYENRVKANLEQRAVSLNVEDYIFQAEVPQEEVVQIKNGDRRTVKQNKLPGYVLVRMDLTNESWGVVRNTPGVTGFVGNAYDPYPLTLDEVVKMLAPEVEEQAAAGAEGGEAAPKKKVEVQVLDFEVGDSVTVTDGPFATLQATINEINPDSKKVKGLVEIFGRETPVELSFDQIQKN
- the rplK gene encoding 50S ribosomal protein L11, with the protein product MPPKKKKVTGLIKLQIQAGAANPAPPVGPALGQHGVNIMEFCKAYNAATESQRGMVVPVEITVYEDRSFTFVTKTPPAAKLILKAAGVEKGSGEPHSKKVAKITRDQVREIATTKMPDLNANDLDAAEKIIAGTARSMGITVEG
- the rplA gene encoding 50S ribosomal protein L1; translation: MKRSKSFRAAEAKVDRERQYAPLEAVRLAKETSTAKFDATVEVAMRLGVDPRKADQMVRGTVNLPHGTGKTARVLVFATGDRAAAAEAAGADIVGSDELIDEVAKGRLDFDAVVATPDLMGKVGRLGRVLGPRGLMPNPKTGTVTPDVAKAVTDIKGGKIEFRVDKHANLHFIIGKASFGEQQLVENYAAALEEILRLKPSAAKGRYIKKAAITTTMGPGIPVDPNRTRNLLVEEDPAAV